One part of the Natronorubrum sediminis genome encodes these proteins:
- a CDS encoding DUF7285 family protein yields MSHSSASRGQTEPIAALFAVMALIAGVGLYTVYVSDVLPGTSDRTVTDTAIDNVWDDLEDAERGTFPAYEYESEMDQEMLEAIQSNSLPNGENVYIEVRAYDDGESTVFAAAHFDSDGDDLRDRQLQSTHSDFGPPRAAGEPDETDISTRPISIEVTEADVRGGTVHVEAW; encoded by the coding sequence ATGTCACACTCGTCAGCGTCTAGAGGCCAGACCGAACCAATCGCCGCACTCTTCGCCGTGATGGCACTCATCGCCGGCGTCGGATTGTACACCGTCTACGTGAGCGATGTCCTCCCGGGAACGAGTGATCGCACCGTCACAGATACCGCCATCGACAACGTTTGGGACGACCTCGAGGACGCCGAGCGTGGCACCTTCCCGGCCTACGAGTACGAATCCGAGATGGACCAAGAGATGCTCGAAGCAATCCAATCCAACTCGTTGCCAAACGGCGAGAACGTATACATAGAGGTCAGGGCCTACGATGACGGTGAATCGACCGTCTTCGCTGCTGCACACTTCGATTCTGACGGCGACGACCTGCGTGACAGACAACTTCAGTCTACCCACAGTGACTTCGGCCCGCCTCGAGCGGCCGGTGAACCGGATGAGACGGACATTTCCACGCGGCCAATCTCTATCGAGGTCACGGAAGCCGACGTCCGAGGTGGGACCGTACACGTGGAGGCCTGGTAA
- a CDS encoding DUF7284 family protein, producing the protein MTDFPSERGVSTVIDVALALLLISASVMIVGYYLATTADESPVDSHGHETTGAGQTHGGESLSATHMTDVLSESTISVTYSIEDIRDEDEFSEPVITNDNTYSRTDHGSPLGLLADAAVMNYQIDGESVLAYSDAYEETVDWSIRENLVGTEQDFYIVAEWEPYDNATINGTATAGTQPPANADVSSTSTTVSSGFSPIDDAHFEDYQIDDNESSAVTATVIGEEIVDGFFPPESSQYALEDQGINREQTVYQYQSMAGAVGEFSFRSPDTHPPLTRTEANAQAANRNLLVGQEGGYDATDADAFGAWLASDLEDAFESEFEELDDNDDETDRDEKQLEAILDETSTDTVTITIQTWNE; encoded by the coding sequence GTGACCGACTTTCCGTCTGAACGTGGCGTCAGTACGGTCATCGACGTTGCACTCGCACTCCTCCTCATCTCTGCGAGCGTGATGATCGTCGGCTACTATCTCGCAACGACAGCAGACGAATCCCCAGTAGATAGCCACGGACACGAAACGACAGGTGCAGGGCAAACTCACGGCGGCGAAAGTCTCTCTGCGACGCACATGACGGATGTGCTGAGCGAATCCACGATTTCCGTCACGTACAGTATCGAAGACATACGCGACGAAGACGAATTTTCTGAGCCAGTGATTACGAACGACAATACTTACTCGCGAACCGATCACGGTTCACCCCTCGGGTTGCTCGCTGATGCAGCCGTGATGAATTACCAGATCGACGGGGAATCCGTGTTAGCCTACAGTGATGCATACGAGGAGACCGTCGACTGGTCGATTCGTGAGAATCTCGTTGGAACGGAACAGGACTTCTACATCGTCGCCGAGTGGGAACCGTACGACAATGCGACAATCAACGGCACAGCGACAGCTGGCACCCAACCGCCTGCAAATGCTGACGTGTCGAGTACCTCGACGACAGTTTCGAGTGGCTTCTCTCCAATCGACGACGCACACTTCGAAGATTATCAAATCGATGACAACGAATCGTCTGCCGTCACAGCAACAGTCATCGGTGAAGAAATCGTCGATGGTTTCTTCCCTCCAGAATCGTCCCAGTACGCCCTCGAGGACCAAGGCATCAACCGCGAACAAACGGTCTATCAGTATCAATCGATGGCCGGAGCCGTCGGTGAGTTCTCGTTTCGCAGCCCGGACACCCACCCACCATTGACGCGCACCGAAGCAAACGCACAAGCGGCTAATCGAAATCTCCTCGTCGGGCAGGAAGGCGGGTACGATGCTACCGACGCCGACGCCTTTGGGGCGTGGCTCGCGTCAGACCTCGAGGACGCGTTCGAATCCGAGTTCGAGGAACTCGACGACAACGACGACGAAACCGACCGCGACGAAAAGCAACTCGAGGCAATTCTCGATGAAACATCGACCGATACGGTCACGATTACGATTCAGACCTGGAACGAATGA